In Lucilia cuprina isolate Lc7/37 unplaced genomic scaffold, ASM2204524v1 Scaffold_2959, whole genome shotgun sequence, the DNA window catatatattttaaaaaatgtttaatttatttagtcaAGTACAAATGAGTAAATTATCTTATACCATTAATTGGTCTTGACTACTTTAAGATAActagaatttcaaaaaaaatggtTTGTACTCACCATACGTGAAGCTTCATTATCatggaaatgtttaaaatctgtaCTGTAAATACGTCTCACTAGTTCTCCATTTGTTATCAATAATTGAGGACTACGACAACTGAAGATGCCCACAAAATTTTCGGtgtgtttgtattttctattaaaaataatttaaaacaaaatgtatgttaattaatatgtaaataaattaattaattaatacttaCTCATAAATATCTTGTATATCATAAGCTATATGACGTTTTTGTGTCAAAACACTGGGATAATTGCCAACAAATGGCAGTGGTTTGGGACTGACAATGccaaattttttccaataattAAAATTCGATATTAGAAATAGATAAAACAGTATAATAAATGCtataatgcaaaaaattattgttaaaaacatttctgaatatttcaattaaatgctTAAACTTCTGTTATTATCGAGAGCTACGAAAGAAATGAAATCATTTTGAACGAATTCGTTTTTAGTAA includes these proteins:
- the LOC111689512 gene encoding probable cytochrome P450 28d1 is translated as MFLTIIFCIIAFIILFYLFLISNFNYWKKFGIVSPKPLPFVGNYPSVLTQKRHIAYDIQDIYEKYKHTENFVGIFSCRSPQLLITNGELVRRIYSTDFKHFHDNEASRMVSTNHFF